Part of the Candidatus Zixiibacteriota bacterium genome, AAGTACCGATTCCCCATCCACGACCTTGATTTGGTCGGTCGGGACGCCGAGAAAAGTCGCAGCGGCGAGAAGGGACATCGATGGGTAATAGTACCCGTCATAATTCATAAAAAGCGTCTGGTGTCTCAGTGTCCGGTCATCGTCGGGAGACTCGAAATCGAAGCCGAGTTTGGGCTTATGGGCCAATAGTTTTTCAGCGGGAAGAAACACTTTACGAACCGACAATCCTGATTCTTCGCTTATCAATCCGACCGGGTTGTTGACGGTAATAGAGTTCTGAAAAAGGTTCGGGGGATTGTTCGTCTTTGAGCTTCTAAAGTTGGATAGCGCGATATCGTATTGGAGAACAGCCTGTGTCACCCAGCGGAACTGGCTGGCGAGAATGTCGGTATGTCCTGCAGAGTCCTGCTGAGCGTCTTCAGGGAGATCAAGGTTGACCGCGATACTTTTTGGTTCGGCTGTCCCGACTGCGGCAATCAGATCGGCAACAAGATCCCGGTCCCAGGGCCACTGGCCATACTGTGTTTGGGATTTCTTATCAATGTTGACAATTACGACGTTTTGACTGCTCTCATTGGTTGCGGTAAATTTGCAGAGAAGGTCATTGGCTGACCGCTGGAGGCGGTCGATTGGACCAAAATCGTTTATGTACAGTACTACGATAAAAATTGTGACTAAGAGAAAGAGTATCTGGGAAAAATATCGTGACATGTGTGTTACTCCTTAACGACCGGTCTCCAAGCGTTCCGCCAAGACTCGCGGAATATTTGCTTGAATCATTTTTTGCTGTGTCCGCTGGACATCATATTCGACGCGTCGATATTCAACATCCTGTTCATCGGTGTCATAGAGCACATAGCATGCTCTTGGGTCGTTATCTCTCGGCTGTCCGACGGAGCCGACATTTATAAGATGGCGGCATTCTTCATCAGGTTGAAAACTGTGTCCGGTTCGGCAACGGATGGACGACGTGTCGATTTCTGAAAAGATGAGCGGTACATGAGTATGGCCGAAAAAGCACATCCGATTTTCCAGGTTATGAAAAGCCTGGGCGGCATCGTCAATAGAGAGAATATAGTGCCATTTCTCCGGCTCAAAAGGGGAAGCATGCACAAAGTAATTGGTGTCGGTGTGCGCTTCGATTTCATACTTTGAGATATCGGAAAGGGAGCGATCTCCAAGCTGGGATTTTGTCCAGGTAAGTGATTCGCGGGCAATCGTATTGAGTTTCTTCATATCCGTCAGACCGAGCGAGACATATTCATGGTTGCCCATGAGTTTCACCGCGCAATGTTTTTCGACCAACGCCACACAGGCCGCCGGGTCGGCTCCATAGCCGATAACATCGCCAAGGGAGAATATCTGGTCAACGCGGAGAGTGTCGATATCCCGAAGGACGGCTTCGAGCGCTTCAAGATTGGCGTGGATGTCAGAGACGAGAGCACACCTCATACGGTTTTCCCTGAGACGAACTTGAAGGTGCTCTTGCCGATTGAAATCATGTCACCATTCTTGAGCATTTGGCGCACTATTGCTTCGCCGTTTACCTTCACTTTCCTCTTGCTCCCGAGATTGTAAAGGGCATAGGTATTGTGTTCGCTGATTATTTTCGCCTGGATGCCTGAAAGTAGGAGCCCCTTTGCTCTAACATGAACAAACTTCGCTCGACCGATCGTTGTCACGTCTCTATCGAGTTTATATTCTGAGAATTCACTGTTTTCCTCGCCGATAAGCACAGAACCGCCATACTTGGCTACTATCTGGCGTTCGACCCTGTCGTTGTCGATAAGTTCTTTTTGACGCTTGGTATTGAGTACCATTGTGCCGTCCATATCGGCGCGCTCTTCGGTGCTGCCAGTGGTCTCGGTATGATAGATAAGAGCGTACTTGCCAATGGTAATAATGTCATCGTCTTGGAGGACTTCCTCGCTGATTTTGCGATTATTGACGAATGTCCCGTTGAGAGACTCATTGTCGATAATGACGG contains:
- a CDS encoding metallophosphoesterase family protein; protein product: MRCALVSDIHANLEALEAVLRDIDTLRVDQIFSLGDVIGYGADPAACVALVEKHCAVKLMGNHEYVSLGLTDMKKLNTIARESLTWTKSQLGDRSLSDISKYEIEAHTDTNYFVHASPFEPEKWHYILSIDDAAQAFHNLENRMCFFGHTHVPLIFSEIDTSSIRCRTGHSFQPDEECRHLINVGSVGQPRDNDPRACYVLYDTDEQDVEYRRVEYDVQRTQQKMIQANIPRVLAERLETGR
- a CDS encoding FHA domain-containing protein, whose protein sequence is MAEIIVKFENKIIERIVTEKKRITIGRTQDNDIVLENRGVSRKHALIEFNNNAAVIIDNESLNGTFVNNRKISEEVLQDDDIITIGKYALIYHTETTGSTEERADMDGTMVLNTKRQKELIDNDRVERQIVAKYGGSVLIGEENSEFSEYKLDRDVTTIGRAKFVHVRAKGLLLSGIQAKIISEHNTYALYNLGSKRKVKVNGEAIVRQMLKNGDMISIGKSTFKFVSGKTV